The Actinomadura graeca nucleotide sequence TCGCCGAGCAGACCCGCGAGGCCGTCGACCGCATCGAGCGCGAGGTCGACCAGATCATCCGCACCGTCCGCCGCCCCACCGGGCGCGGGAGCTGTGACGCCGCCAAGGTGCTGCGCGACCGGGTCGCGTTCTGGTCCGTCCTGGCCGAGGACGAGGGCCGCTCCTGCGAGCTGATCGGCGCCGAGCGCCCCGCGTCCCTCCCGCTCCCCGGCACCGAGCTGGCCGCCGCCGTCGACGCCCTCCTCGGCAACATCTTCCGGCACACCTCCGAGGGCACTGGGTTCGCTGTCACCCTCCACCAGGGCCAGGGCATCACCGGCATCCTCGTCGCCGACGGCGGCCCCGGCATCGCCGACCCGGACGCGGCGCTCAAGCGGGGCAGCAGCGGCGGCGGCTCGACCGGGCTCGGACTCGACATCGCCCGCCGCGCCGCCGAGTCCACCGGCGGCTACCTGCGCATCCACCGCAGCGTCCTCGGCGGCGCGCAGGTGCAGATGTGGTTCCGCACCAAATGGCTGCCCCCGGCGCGGCGCTCCCGGCGCCTCGTCCGCCGCCGCCATTCCCGGCCGCCGGAGGGCCGCCGCTCCCGGACGTCCTAGAACGGGCTTAACAGATGCTTAACCGCGGACCGCCCGGCCGCCGCGCGCCCTACGTTGATCGGCACCACCCCCGGCCGAGGAGGCGCCCATGAGCCGGTCAGTCGCCCGCTACATCCGCGCGTGCCCTCTGCTGCGCTACCTCGCGGTCGGGCTCGCCGCGGCGCTCGGCACCGTCGCCTGCGGCCTCGCGATCCTGCCCGACCCCGCCGACGGCGAGCCGGTGCGCGCCCTCCGCGCCGCGGCCGCCGCGACCGACTTCGCCCCGTACGTCGACGGCAGCCTCCACCCGCCGTTCGACCTCGTGGGCACGGCGAAGAAGACGGGCGTCAAGACCTTCACCCTCGCGTTCATCACCTCCGGCGGCGGCTGCGTACCGAAATGGGGCGGGGTGACCGACATCGGTGCCAACCCCGTCGCGAACCAGGCGGGCGACCTGCGGGCCCTCGGCGGCGACATCCGCATCTCGTTCGGCGGCGCGACCGGCATCGAGCTCGCGGCGGCGTGCCCCACCGCCGAGCGACTCTCCGCCGCCTACGAGCAGGTGGTGGCGGCGTTCAAGCTCACCCGCGCGGACTTCGACATCGAAGGCTCCGCGCTCGCCGACACCGCGGCCAACACCCGCCGCGCCCAGGCGATCGCGGCGCTCCAGAAGAGGAACCCGGACCTGGAGGTGTCCCTCACCTTGCCGGTCCTGCCGGAGGGCTTGACCCCGGACGGCGTCGAGCTGGTGAAGAACGCCAAGGCGAACGGCGTGGACATCGGCGCCGTCAACATCATGGCGATGGACTACGGCCCTCCGTCCTCGCAGATGGGGGACCTGGCGATCCAGGCGGCGACGTCGACCGAGGCCCAGCTCCGCTCCGTCCTTGACCTGCCGTCCGCCTGGGAGCGCCTCGCCGTGACCCCGATGATCGGCGTGAACGACGTCGCCGGGGAGACCTTCACCCTCGCCGACGCCGCCCAGGTCGGCGCGTTCGCCCGAGCCCGCGGCCTCGCCTGGACGTCCATGTGGTCGGCGAACCGCGACCGGCCCTGCCCCGGCGGGGTCAAGTCCCAGGCCGACCCGACCTGCAGCGGCGTCGACCAGGAGCCCCTCGCCTTCACCAGCGCCCTTGGCTAGCGCCGTGACGCGGGCCTCATGCGGCTCCCTCCGCGGCACGGTGTCGGGTCCCGTCTTGGGCGTCCCTCCACGGGCGGCCCGTCCCGGTCCCATCGAGGCCGGTGCCGTCCGCCCATCGCGATGTCGGAGGCACCGGCCGTCGAGGCGGTCAGCAGTTGTGGTACCTCACGTACCACTTGCCGCTGCCGTTGCCGATCTTGTAGTCGGCGATCCAGTTACCGTTGTGCAGCTTCACCCACAGGTAGCCGCCGCTGCGCTTGATGCTCCTCCAGTTGGTGACGACGTGGTCACCCTTCCGCAGATGGCCGACCTTGTTGTGATCGACCCAGGGCGCGCTGCGGACGTTCAGGCGCCGCACGACGACCGTGCCCCTGCACCACCGGGCGCGCTGCTCGTCCTGATCGAGGAGCCGGTTCAGCGCCGCCTGGGCGCCCTCCTGGCCGACCTCGAGCGCTCCCGGCCCCTCTCCCTCCTCTTCCGCCTCAGGGGTCGGCTCGGCCGGCTCGGCCGGCTGGGTGATGTTCTGCTCGTCGTGCCGCGGCTTGGGCGGCGGCTGTGACGCGCCGGCGGAGACCCCGGCGCCCAGCACCGTCCCGGTCACGACGGCGGCGATCAGACCCGTACCCAGTGTTCCTGCTGCTCGCATCTCATTCCTCCAGGTCGTACGCGACTTACAGCCGCGTTCTTACCTGGAGTCACAATACATACACGCCGGGTAACGAAGATCTATCCTTGACAAAGGGTTGGACGATATGGCCGAAATGCCGGTGTTGTTCTAGCGGGCGGACGTGAGCTGGCGGAAGGCGCTCTCCAGATCCTCGCCCTCGCCCTCCGCGACACTCCCGAGCACCACGGCCATGATCGCCTTGCCCAGCATGGTGCTCCTCCTGTCATGGTCGATGAACCGGCCGGCCGAGTCCGAGTGCATGCGGAGGATGAAGCCATCGGACAGTGCCGTGAATATGTCGGCGATATCCCTGATGCTGACGTCGGGGCGGAGTCTCAGGCTGTGCCGCAGGAAGATCTGCCGGTAGATCGGGATCCATTTCTCCTGCGTGCTCTGGTAGACCGCGGACAGCGACTCCTTCAGCTCGGGGTGGTGCTCGGCGATGACGGCGGCGATGAATGCGAGCCGGAGGGCGGGGTTGTGGAGCCCGGCCACCTGATCCTGGTAGCACGCCTCGTGGGCGGCGTCCGCGAGATCGGTCGCATTGGCGATCACCGCCCGCGCCTTGTCGGCGGCGACGGTGTGCGGCAGCCAGTTCTTGATCCATAGGGAATAGGCCAGCACATCGCTCACGTAGGCGTCGCGGTCGAGCCATCTGTCGTGGAACGAGTCCTCGGCGACGTCCCTCTCGCTCCCTTTCGCCGTCTCCTCGATGATTCGCTCGGCGGTGAGGAAGTCGAAGAACATGGAGGACGACGGCGATCCGCCGCCCTTCCCTTCGCGGTCGCCGGGTTCGCAAGCGTGGACGAGGAGACGGAAACCGGCTTCGAGGTAGTCCTTGGTCAGCGGATGATTGGCGAGCCTGCGCCTGTCCTCCGCCGGTGCCCCGGGCGCGTCGGCGACGCCGGTCAGCCGTTTGAGGATCAATGAGAGATCGTCCTCCGGCGACCACTCCGGCTGGTCCGACTCGGAGACCAGGGCGGGCAGCAGCTGGCTCAAGGTCACCGCGGCGGTGTCCTCGGCCGACTCGTGCGGCCTGCTCAGCACGCGGAACAGCAGGGCGCTCGTGTGGTAGACGCCCGTGTCCGCCGCCGACGGGTCGGGCCGCACCGCCCCGAAGTCCTGGCCGTAGGAGATGAGCCGGACGAGCGGCTCGGACAGCGGCGCGAGCCGGCGCACGTCGTCGGATTCCGTGATGGTGCTCCCCGTCTTCTGGCTCTGCTCCTGCATCGCGGCGATCAGGCACAGCGTGAGGTCGCGATGAGTGCGGGCCAGGAGGGAAAGATCGAGAATATGCTCCCTGATGGCGGCGATGGGCGGATATCTGTTCTTGATCGCCTGGTCCGCCGCCTCGATCAGGTCTTTCAGTAACGGTGAATAGGCGTAGCCGATGAGGGACTGCTTCGTTCTGAAATGATTGTAGGCGGTGGCGGTGCTCACGCCGGCGGCCTTGGCGACGTCTTCCACTCTTGTTCCGTGCCACCCTCGTTCGGCGAAGAGGGTCAGAGCCGCCTCCAGCAGGGCGTTGCGTGTCCGCCTTTTCTTGGTTTCAGCACTGCGCTGTCGGGGGGCGGAAGCGTCCATTGGTTCAGGATAGCATGGGCCAAGTTGTCAATACCTTCAATGTGTGGGCCCGATCTCAGTCCTCACGGACACTGCCATCGACAGATCTTTGAAGTATTTCACAAGTGTTAAAGGGCTGTCCGAATTTTCAGTGAATTTGGCCCGAATAGGACGGTTCCCGCGTGTGCTGCGCCGCATGCATGGAGCATTCCACGGGTCGTGGGGTTGTTGATGTTATCGGCGCGGAGGCTGAAGGATAGGCGCTCTGTGCCGGACGGTGCCGTTTCCGTGGCCCGTACCTGGCGGTGACGGTGCCGCGGGCGGGGCGGATCGCCCCGGTGCGAGTGGTTCGCGGTGATATGCCCTTTTCTGGGGCACCCGGCGCCTCGTCCCGCGCGGGCGCCTCGAACGGGATCTTGAAAGTCCCAGTCGGAGGTGAAGGCCCCGTCCTGGTGGCCGCTCCAGATTGGCCGTCTGTTCTGGAGTAGCACCGTAATGGCTTGAGTTGCCCCAATCTTGGCTGATCGCTAAGCTTTCGACGTGGTCGGCGGGGCCGAGAGAACGCGCACCGCCCCCTGGCGGGCATGCGGCCAGGCCGAAAGCCGCCGACCCCGATCGGTGACGGCTGCGGCTGGCCATGCCCGAGTGATGTGAATGGTATTTCAATTCGTAAGCGAGAGGTGGCCACGTGCACGGAAGCGGCGCCTAGCCCTGCTGAATGGTCACAGCGCGTACCCGCCGGGTGCGCGCTGTTCTGAAGCCCGATGTGAACGAATCCCGTGACCGGCTGCCGTCCGCCTCTCCGTTCATGTGCCGATCTCCATAGCGTGGCCGACCGCACCGGCTCGACCACGGTCATGGATCCCAGCTCCAGGCGACGCCGTAGTTGAGCAGGGGCTCCAGCGGCCGGCCATCGAAGATCTTGTACACGTACGAGCCGCGGTCGAGACGCTCCAGATGCTGCATGTCCGCGGTGTCCGGCTCCAGTTCCCCCGTGGTGTCCGAGGCGGCACGGAACCACCAGACGCGGCTCGGTGTCATCCTCGGATCGAAGAGGAGCTGGAACTCGATGCGCCTGGTGTGCCCGGTGAGGGGCGACCAGCTCAGGACCGGCTCCGCGCGGGCCTCGCTGTTGACGCGCACGCGATAGGCGAAGACGTAGATCCCGTCGTCCGAACCGAGCCGTTTGGGCAGTTCCAGCGTCGCGAGCACACCGCCCGCGCTGTTCTCGCTCCTGCGCACGACGTCGCATCCGAAGATCGGCTCGATGTCGAGGACGCCCGGCCGGCTCTCGCTGTAGTAGCGGTAGTCGACGGTGACCTGGGGGCTCGCCTGGGGGACGAGCGCCTTCAGCCACACCCGGACGTCGTTCTGCACGATGGCGCCGGTGGCCGAGAACTGGCACGTGGAGGAGATGGCCTCGGTGACCAGGGTCAGCGGCTCGCCGGTGTGGGCGTGGGCGGCCGTGAGCCGCGGGCCGGTGCCGACCGCCTGGGCGTCCTCCTCCGCCAGGAAGCGGGACACCTTGTCGATACCGTCGTTCTCCCTGCGTTCGAGTGTGCGAAGACTGTCGACCCGGTACTTGCGGACATCGGGATCGGCCGAGCGCCTGAGGTCCGTGCTGTAACTGGTCCTGCGGGCGGTGAGGGTGTCCTCGGCATACTTTTCATCGAAGCGCAATGCCACCAGGAGGGGACCGCGGAATTTCGGGTCGCTGAGGGTTTCGACTAGCGCTTTCAATTCGTCGACACAGCTTTCGATCGTCGTCGGGCGATGCCGGTGCGACAGTCTGCGGCGGAGGGCGGTCACCAGTTCTGGACACTCCATAAGCCGTTCGACGGTACAGCCCATGTCCTGTCGGAGTTCCTTGAGACCGCGTATGTACCTTCGGCGCGCATCCTCTGTGCCGTCGTCCATCGTACGTGCCTCTCGCGTTCCCTCGGGATCCGTGAGTACTCAGCTTGTCCGGTGGTTGGTCGTTTACATCCGCCCGCCGCGCTGCCTAGCTTTATAGCCAGGAAAGTGACACGTGGTCCACCGGTGGAGAAGGGATTCTTGCATACTCGCACGAGATCATTTTTCGGACCGCGGGCATGCCCGCCCATCGGGCTCCAGCTGCGGTCCAAAACCGGGAGGAACCGGCCATTGGTCCTCCATCGGCCGCGCCGACTTCTGTGCCGTGGTGTGTCGTGCCGCGAGGGCGGGACGGATTCCAACACTCGATTGACCCCAGTTTGGATGCCGCTGTTTCCATGGCCCGGCCAAACTGGAGTTCATCGGCGATCGAAGTCGTGCTGACCGGCGGTTCGCACTACGAGAGATGAGGTCGGTCATGGACGTGATGAACGTCGGAAGTTCGAAGTCTTCAAATGGTCAGAAAACGAGCTCCGGCCGCGATCTGGACGGTGAACGCATGGAGTTCGGGTACCACTGGGTGACCGCGGTCGACGTGGAGGGGTTCAGCAGGCTGAGCGTCCTGGACCAGATCGGCGTCCAGGGCGTCCTGCGCCGGGTCCTCGACGAGGCGGCGCTGCGGGCCGCGCTCGACCGTGGATCCTGG carries:
- a CDS encoding chitinase; protein product: MSRSVARYIRACPLLRYLAVGLAAALGTVACGLAILPDPADGEPVRALRAAAAATDFAPYVDGSLHPPFDLVGTAKKTGVKTFTLAFITSGGGCVPKWGGVTDIGANPVANQAGDLRALGGDIRISFGGATGIELAAACPTAERLSAAYEQVVAAFKLTRADFDIEGSALADTAANTRRAQAIAALQKRNPDLEVSLTLPVLPEGLTPDGVELVKNAKANGVDIGAVNIMAMDYGPPSSQMGDLAIQAATSTEAQLRSVLDLPSAWERLAVTPMIGVNDVAGETFTLADAAQVGAFARARGLAWTSMWSANRDRPCPGGVKSQADPTCSGVDQEPLAFTSALG
- a CDS encoding TetR/AcrR family transcriptional regulator, with product MEDVAKAAGVSTATAYNHFRTKQSLIGYAYSPLLKDLIEAADQAIKNRYPPIAAIREHILDLSLLARTHRDLTLCLIAAMQEQSQKTGSTITESDDVRRLAPLSEPLVRLISYGQDFGAVRPDPSAADTGVYHTSALLFRVLSRPHESAEDTAAVTLSQLLPALVSESDQPEWSPEDDLSLILKRLTGVADAPGAPAEDRRRLANHPLTKDYLEAGFRLLVHACEPGDREGKGGGSPSSSMFFDFLTAERIIEETAKGSERDVAEDSFHDRWLDRDAYVSDVLAYSLWIKNWLPHTVAADKARAVIANATDLADAAHEACYQDQVAGLHNPALRLAFIAAVIAEHHPELKESLSAVYQSTQEKWIPIYRQIFLRHSLRLRPDVSIRDIADIFTALSDGFILRMHSDSAGRFIDHDRRSTMLGKAIMAVVLGSVAEGEGEDLESAFRQLTSAR